AAGAAGATGCTGGGCTAAAAAGAAAAGGCTTTTTGACGAAGTGCCTATCACATTCGTGGCAGAGACAAAATGCCTTGAGCTCAAAGCCCGGCAGTCAGCCCTCCTGCGCGACAAGCCGGTGATGACTATCTGCAATCCTTTCAATGTGGATTCCTACTATACCACCCCTCCAAGATATATTGAATCTCTTCTCAGCACCACCAAGCCCAATCTGATTCTGATAGGCGCATCACACCTTGACCACCCTGACAACGGCATCGATTACGCAATAGAGGCTCTAAACAGGATATTCACCGACCATCCCGACATAGCCAACAAGACGGCTGTATACCTGTTCGGCGACATGCACAAGCTCGACAAACTCGACTCCCTGCTCATGTCCCACCGATGGCTCGGACGTGTCCACGACCAAAAGATACTGCGATACCTATACAGTTACGCCAAAGTGTTCCTCGCGCCCACCATATTAGGAAACATGCCCGGCACTCTTGTGGAGAGCATGGCCGGAGGCGCGATCCCGGTGCTATTCAGGCAGCAGTTCGACGAAGGAGTGATAAGCCACCGGGAAAACGGATATCTCGCAGCCTATAAGGACTCTAACGATCTTGCAGAAGGTGTGCTGTGGGCTTTGAAGGCTGACATATCCCGCGAAGGACTTCACGAAACAATCAGAGAACGCTATTCCCCCGACATCATAGCCCGGCAATACATCGACCTCTTTGACTCGTTGATGTGAGATATCATCCTCCCATATGCCGGCGTGATGCAACCCTAATAACTCAGATATGCCAAAGAAAGTACTTATAGTAGGAGCCGGAGGCTTCATAGGAGGTTTCATAGCCGCCGAATCTCTCCGCCGCGGATACGAAACATGGTGCGGAGTCCGCGAATCCACCTCGCGCCGTTACCTCACCGATCCTGCCCTGCGATTCATCACTCTCGACTATGACAACCCCGAGCGTCTCGCCGAGCAGCTCAAAGGACACCAGTGGGACCACATAGTCTACAACCTTGGGGCGACGAAGTGTGTCAACTTCATGGATTTCAACCGCATCAACTACTGCTATCTGCGCGATTTCGTAGATACTCTCACCGATGTCGGAGCCCTCCCCGAACGGATGGTCTACATGTCGTCACTCTCAGCCATAGGTCCCGGCGACGAAAAGAACTACACTCCGCTCAACGGCGACAGCATCCCATGCCCTAACACTCGTTACGGACTCTCAAAAATCAAGGCAGAGACTTATCTCCAATCTCTCCCAAAGGAATTTCCCTGGATAATACTGCGCCCTACAGGGGTGTACGGTCCACACGAACAGGACTACCTGATGATGATAAAAAGCATCGATTCCCATTTCGACTTCGGTGTCGGGATGCGCAAGCAGATGCTCACGTTCATATATGTCGAGGATCTGGCACGAGCCATATTCGACGCTCTCGAAAAGGCTCCGCTCCACCGTAAATACATCATATCCGAGCCAAGGGCATACACCCAGAAAGAATTCAGGCGCATAGTATCCAAAGCCCTCGGCAGGAAGCTGGTCATCCCGGTCCGCCTGCCTCTATGGGCTCTGTCGGCAGCTTGCAAGATAAGCGAGAAATGGGGTGCAGCCAAGATGAAAGCCGTCACCCTCAACACCGACAAGTACAAGATCATGTCGCAACGCAACTGGTCATGCGATGTCAACCCTGCGATAACCGATTTCGGATTTAGTCCGAAAGTAGATCTCGAAGAGGGAATACGCCTCACAGTCGAAGCCTATAAGGGCTCAAAACAAGCACACTGAGTATGCAAAGAACACCATTATGGATGACAATTGTCATCATCATCGTTTCTCTCCCTGCATTCACATTTCCGGCTCTGCTTGACAGCTGCCCTCCGGAAGCTGAAGCGACTCGTACCCTCGTGTGGATCTACCCTTTTTACATGCTCCTGTCAGCCTGGCTCGCATGGAAAGCATACCCTGGACGATCCTATGTCAGCTGGATGCTGATCGGATTAATGATCCTCACCACAATCACCATACGCATGCTCACCGAAGCCTGACCTACCACATACTCTCACCTATAACCTTTGCAATCAGATGAAAATACTTATAATCAACGGCCCGAATCTCAATCTGCTCGGCACACGCGAGCCTGACATCTACGGCTCCCGCACATTCGAATCATATCTACGCGAACTCCGCGAGATGCTTGATGGAGATGAGGTTGAGTATTTCCAGTCCAACCACGAGGGCGACATCATCGACGCTCTCCATCGCGCCGACTGCGACGGCATAGTGCTCAATGCCGGAGCCTACACCCACACATCGCTTGCCATAGCCGATGCCATAAAGGCTATACAGATACCTGTGATAGAAGTACACATCTCCAATGTAGCTTCACGAGAACCCATACGCCACACATCTCTCATAGCTCCTGTGTGCCTGGGGTCCATCGCCGGATTCGGTCTGACCTCCTACTTCCTGGCTGCCCAGGCTATAATCATGAACCCTGACCGATAAATCCTCACATCCCGGCACTATGGACTCAATAGACAACGACTATATACTCAGCCATATCTCTCCGGAGCCTGATCACCTCTACCGTCTCTACCGTCGCACACATCTCAACCATCTCTATCCGCGCATGTGTTCCGGACATCTACAGGGACGCATGCTCGCAATGATCGTGTCAATGATCAAGCCCCACCGGGTGCTCGAACTGGGGACATTCACAGGCTATTCCGCTCTCTGCCTTGCCGAGACTCTTCCTGAAGGCGGAGAGATACATACTGTGGAAATCGACGACGAAATGGAGGATGAACTCACCGAGCTCTTCTCCACCTCGCCCGGAGGAGACCGCGTAAAGCTCCACATAGGGGACGCCTTGCAGCTTATACCGGCTATCAACGAAGAATGGGACCTCGTGTACATAGATGCCAACAAGCGCGACTATATCGCCTATATCGATCTACTGCTGCCCCGCATGCGCCCCGGCTCATTCATTATCGCCGACAATACCCTATGGGACGGCAAAGTGTTCGACACAGCCACTCACCGCGACCCTCAGACTCTCGGACTGGACGCTTTCAATACCTATGTGGCATCCCATCCGCGCCTTGCATCAGTGATACTGCCTCTACGCGACGGTCTCACACTCATCCGAGTAGAATAATAATTCCCGCAAGTGCTATAAAAAGCAACGTATGGCAGAGTTCAAGAACTCTGCCATACGTAAGTATTTAACTGTTTACTTTTTCTGAACCGGCAGGCTATCCGTTAGATGATACCCTGACCGAGCATAGCGTTGGCAACCTTCATGAAGCCGGCGATGTTGGCACCCTTCATATAGTTGATGAAGCCGTCGGGCTCTGTGCCATGCTCTACACACTGAGTGTGGATATTGCTCATGATCTCGTGGAGACGGTCGTCAACCTCCTGTGCGCTCCACTGGAGATGCTCGGCGTTCTGGCTCATCTCAAGACCTGAAGTAGCAACACCACCTGCGTTAACAGCCTTGCCGGGAGCATAGACTACGCGGTTGGAGATGAATGTGTCGATAGCCTCAGGTGTACAGCCCATGTTGGAAACCTCAGCTACGATCTCTACGCCGTTCTCAACGAGCAATTTTGCATCCTCGCCGTTCACCTCGTTCTGAGTAGCGCAAGGAAGAGCAATGTCAACCTTCTGCTCCCAAGGCTTGCGACCGGGGAAGAAAGTAGCCTCAGGATACTTCTCTGCATAAGGAGCTACGATATCCTCGCCTGTGGCGCGGAGATAGAGCATATAATCGATCTTCTCGCCTGAGATGCCTTCGGGATCATAGATATAGCCGTCAGGACCGGAGATGGTGACAACCTTTGCTCCGAGCTGGGTAGCCTTGAGGGTTGCGCCCCATGCCACATTGCCGAAACCTGACACTGCCACACGCTTGCCCTCGATAGAGTCATTGCGCTTGGCGAGCATGTTCTGAACGAAATAGAGCGCGCCGAAACCGGTAGCCTCGGGACGGATGCGTGAACCGCCAAACTCCATGCCCTTGCCGGTGAATGTGCCTGTGCATTCGTTGACAAGCTTCTTGTACATGCCATACATGTAGCCTACTTCACGTCCGCCTACGCCGATGTCACCTGCGGGCACATCGCGGTCAGGACCGAGGTTCTTCCACAAGCAGAGGATGAACGCCTGGCAGAAACGCATGATCTCAGCCTCGCTCTTGCCGCGGGGAGAGAAGTCGCTACCACCCTTGGCACCACCCATCGGGAGTGTGGTAAGAGCATTCTTGAATGTCTGCTCGAATCCGAGGAACTTGAGGATAGAGAGATTAACTGAAGCGTGGAAACGGATACCGCCCTTGTATGGGCCGATAGCATTATTGAACTGAACGCGATAGCCGATATTGTTCTGAACCTCGCCCTTGTCGTCAATCCAGGTGACGCGGAAAGTGACGATACGGTCAGGCTCGACCATACGCTCGATGATTTTAGCTTTTTCGAATTCGGGGTGCTGGTTGTAGACGTCTTCTACACAGATGAGCACTTCCTTGACAGCCTGAAGATATTCCTTTTCCCCAGGATGCTTGGCTTCAAGACCACTAAGAATATTGTTAATATCCATAGCTTTGATTTTTAGATAATTGGATGTGTTTTGGTTTTATTTGGTTGGTTAACCGATACAAATGTAAGACTTATTTTCGGATATAGTATATAGAAAAAATGTGTTTAACAACATAAGTTTCTGACCATACACTTATTGTTTTTATCAAATTGTCTTTTTAATCCGATATTGATGTGCCTCAGGTGAAATTTATGTTTCCCCTACATACAAAAGGGGAAGTTTTAAGGCTGTTTTATTGACAAAATTTTCTCTTCTGGATTCATAAAGAAAGACACAGGCCGGGGCAAAGCCGACATGTGTCTTTTGTAAGGACCTGTCCTTTCTTAAAACCACCCTTTATTTCAAGGGATGATCAAGGATTATTCTCCGGGGTGGATTGAGCCGGTGGGGCACTCAGCCTCGCATGCACCGCAATCGATACAGGTATCGGGGTTGATTTCATAGTGCTCAGCACCCTCTGAGATTGACTCGGTGGGGCAAACAGCTGCACAAGCTCCGCAGGAGATGCAGGTGTCAGTGATTACGTAAGCCATTGTTTACTAATTTAATTGGATAATAAAACTCTGTTATTGATGAAATGTGGATGCAAATTTAATGCTTTTCCCTGATATTTCGCTTGCTTTTTACAAAAAAATTAGGGAAGAACAGGCTTCTGCTTCGGAACGAGTATCTTCATGATGGTCCAGGCAAGCAGATAAGCGATGCCGCAAACACAGAAGATGATGAAATAGCCTGCCGGCTTGCCCTCGAATCCCATGAACTGCATGTTGGTCTCCGCCGCATGAGTGAAGAGCATTCCCGATCCTTTGTTGATGAGGAATGAGCCTACACCACCTGCCATACCGCCGATACCGATGATGGTAGCGATGGTCGATTTGGGGAACATGTCACCAACCACTGAATAGATGTTGGCAGACCATGACTGATGCGCAGCTCCGGCAATACCTATGATGATTGTAGGCCACCAGTAGGAGAAGTTTCCAAGAGGCTGTGCGAGAAGAGCAAGAAGCGGGAACAATGCAAAGATAAACATCGCACGCATACGTGCCGAGTAAGGATCGAGCTGAGGATTCTTATCCATAATGATAGTCGGGAGCTTGCCTCCATATATCGACAGCATCGTGATGGCATAAAGCACAAAGATAAGAGTCATGGCTGTCGAGGTATCTGAGGCGAAACCATACACATCGGAGATGTATGCGGGAATCCAGAACAGGAAGAACCACCACACACCGTCAGTCAATCCCTTGCCTGCAATCACGGCCCATGTCTGAGGATACTTGAAGCACTTGCCGAAAGGAATGACATCCTTACCGGAGTCCTCCTTCTCAGCCTCCTGACGCGGAGTCTCACCGGCATCCTGGCTGTCCTGCTCGATATACTCAAGCTCGGCAGCATTCACCCTGGGATTGCTTGCCGGTTTCTTGTACAGGAACATCCAGAGTCCCATCCATATAAATCCGAGTCCGCCGATAACGACAAACGCCATCTCCCATCCGTTACCGACACCCATGCCCTGGAAGAAGCGAGCCATAGGAGGAATGGATACAGGAGCAAGGAGAGCTCCGATAGTGGCTCCGGCATTGAATATGGATGTCGAGTATGCACGGTCACGCTTGGGGAAATATTCGGCTGTCACCTTTACAGCGGCAGGGAAATTGCCAGCCTCACCGATGCCGAGTATTATACGTGCTGCGATGAAATAGTACACGGATGTTATGGCTATGGTAGAGGCTACAGCCCCGGTGGCACCCACCAGTTCAGCAGCACCGTGCAGACCTAAGGTACACTCGGTAGCCCAGCCACAGAGAGCATGGGCACACGCTCCTGCCGACCATACTCCGATAGCCCACAAGTAACCCTTCTTGGTACCCATCCAGTCGATGAAACGACCGGCAAAGAGATTCGCCACAGCATAGATTATGGAGAATACAGCAGTGATGGTGCCGTAGTCATTGTCGGTCCAATGGAATTCAGGTGCGATAAAATCCTTCCATGTAAGGGAAAGCACCTGACGGTCCATATAGTTGACCGTTGTAGCGAGGAAAAGCAGCCCGCATATGACCCAACGGAAATTGGTCATTTTCTGAGCCCTCTCCGACGCCGGTGAGATTTTAGAACTCATTAGATATTAGAATTTAAAGTAATTTTTTGCGTTGTTGTAGCAGATATCCTCGATCATCTGGTTCACGCGCTTCTCCTCATAACCGGTGTAGGGTATCTCTCCATTCTCGATATCAGTGCCCACAAGGTTACAGAGGGTACGGCGGAAATACTCATGGCGGGGATAGGAAAGGAATGAGCGTGAATCGGTGAGCATACCCACAAAGCGGCTGAGCAGTCCAAGGAGTGATAGTGCGTTCATCTGCTTCTGCATGCCGTCCTTCTGGTCAAGGAACCACCATCCGGAGCCAAACTGGATCTTTCCTGCCACAGTGCCGTCCTGGAAGTTGCCGAGCATAGTAGCGATAACCTCGTTGGCACAGGGATTGAGATTATAAAGAATTGTCTTTGTGAGCTTGCCTCGGGTGTTGAGCTTGTCGAGATACCTGGCACAGCTCTTGGCGGTATTGAATTCGCCTATAGAGTCAAAACCGGTGTCAGGACCGAGCAGCTTGAACATCTTGGTGTTGTTGTTGCGGATAGCTCCGTAGTGGAACTGCTGGGTCCAGCCTGAATTGTAGTCCATCTCGCCAAACACAATCATCATCGCGCTCTTGAACTTGTCGATCTCCTCTGCGGTGAGCTGTTTGCCTCCATACACCTTATCGAAAATCGCATTGATCTCTTCATCAGTGTAATCAGCAGCATAGAATTCCTCTATACCGTGGTCAGAAAGACGGCAACCCATCTCCTCGAAGAAGTCGTGACGCTTCTGAAGGGCATCGATCATATCCTGGAACTTGGATATGTTCACGCCTGATACCTCAGCAAGCTTCTCGACATATGCACGGAACTCGGCAGGGACCTCCACAGCCATAGCCTTGTCGGGACGCCAGGTAGGAAGCATCTTAATCTCGAAACCGCTTTCGCGCACCTGCTTATGATACTCAAGTGAATCAACGGGATCATCGGTGGTGCAGACTGTCTCCACATTATAACGGCGCATAAGCCCGCGAGCTGTCATGCCTGGATCGTTAAGGAGCTTGTCATTACACTCGTCAAATATCTCACGTGCAGTCTCGGGATTGAGAAGTTTATCGATACCGAATGCGGTCTTCAGTTCAAGGTGAGTCCAATGGTACAGCGGATTACGGAAAGTGTAAGGCACTGTCTCAGCCCACTTCTGGAACTTCTCCCAGTCAGTGGTATCAGCACCTGTGCAGAAACGCTCGTCCACTCCGTTGCTGCGCATTGCACGCCACTTATAGTGGTCGCCTCCGAGCCATATCTCTGTTATTGACTTGAAACGGTGGTCATCGGCTACCATCTTCGGTATGAGATGGCAATGGTAGTCGATAATGGGCATTTTTGCTGCATGCTCATGATATAGCTTCTGTGCAGTCTCGGTCTGCAACAGGAAGTTTTCGTCCATAAATGGTTTCATAAATATATGAGGTTTAGAGGTTAGAATGGTGAAATAATAAGTG
The sequence above is drawn from the Duncaniella freteri genome and encodes:
- a CDS encoding glycosyltransferase; translation: MISTTANSSVKPELPASLKGKRILLVNHGDTVGEASGVTFRLMRALRHSGLDVRMLVFTKRSDSDNVDFVGGRLERGIRFCLERFNVLWHNGFNYANIFAVSTGAFARNIHHHPWAKEADIICLNWINQGLMNLNGIRSLHNMGKKIVWTMHDMWTFTGICHHSYDCEYYTDRCGNCIYLENGHPGDISRRCWAKKKRLFDEVPITFVAETKCLELKARQSALLRDKPVMTICNPFNVDSYYTTPPRYIESLLSTTKPNLILIGASHLDHPDNGIDYAIEALNRIFTDHPDIANKTAVYLFGDMHKLDKLDSLLMSHRWLGRVHDQKILRYLYSYAKVFLAPTILGNMPGTLVESMAGGAIPVLFRQQFDEGVISHRENGYLAAYKDSNDLAEGVLWALKADISREGLHETIRERYSPDIIARQYIDLFDSLM
- a CDS encoding NAD-dependent epimerase/dehydratase family protein, translated to MPKKVLIVGAGGFIGGFIAAESLRRGYETWCGVRESTSRRYLTDPALRFITLDYDNPERLAEQLKGHQWDHIVYNLGATKCVNFMDFNRINYCYLRDFVDTLTDVGALPERMVYMSSLSAIGPGDEKNYTPLNGDSIPCPNTRYGLSKIKAETYLQSLPKEFPWIILRPTGVYGPHEQDYLMMIKSIDSHFDFGVGMRKQMLTFIYVEDLARAIFDALEKAPLHRKYIISEPRAYTQKEFRRIVSKALGRKLVIPVRLPLWALSAACKISEKWGAAKMKAVTLNTDKYKIMSQRNWSCDVNPAITDFGFSPKVDLEEGIRLTVEAYKGSKQAH
- the aroQ gene encoding type II 3-dehydroquinate dehydratase produces the protein MKILIINGPNLNLLGTREPDIYGSRTFESYLRELREMLDGDEVEYFQSNHEGDIIDALHRADCDGIVLNAGAYTHTSLAIADAIKAIQIPVIEVHISNVASREPIRHTSLIAPVCLGSIAGFGLTSYFLAAQAIIMNPDR
- a CDS encoding O-methyltransferase gives rise to the protein MDSIDNDYILSHISPEPDHLYRLYRRTHLNHLYPRMCSGHLQGRMLAMIVSMIKPHRVLELGTFTGYSALCLAETLPEGGEIHTVEIDDEMEDELTELFSTSPGGDRVKLHIGDALQLIPAINEEWDLVYIDANKRDYIAYIDLLLPRMRPGSFIIADNTLWDGKVFDTATHRDPQTLGLDAFNTYVASHPRLASVILPLRDGLTLIRVE
- the gdhA gene encoding NADP-specific glutamate dehydrogenase, yielding MDINNILSGLEAKHPGEKEYLQAVKEVLICVEDVYNQHPEFEKAKIIERMVEPDRIVTFRVTWIDDKGEVQNNIGYRVQFNNAIGPYKGGIRFHASVNLSILKFLGFEQTFKNALTTLPMGGAKGGSDFSPRGKSEAEIMRFCQAFILCLWKNLGPDRDVPAGDIGVGGREVGYMYGMYKKLVNECTGTFTGKGMEFGGSRIRPEATGFGALYFVQNMLAKRNDSIEGKRVAVSGFGNVAWGATLKATQLGAKVVTISGPDGYIYDPEGISGEKIDYMLYLRATGEDIVAPYAEKYPEATFFPGRKPWEQKVDIALPCATQNEVNGEDAKLLVENGVEIVAEVSNMGCTPEAIDTFISNRVVYAPGKAVNAGGVATSGLEMSQNAEHLQWSAQEVDDRLHEIMSNIHTQCVEHGTEPDGFINYMKGANIAGFMKVANAMLGQGII
- a CDS encoding DUF362 domain-containing protein, with translation MAYVITDTCISCGACAAVCPTESISEGAEHYEINPDTCIDCGACEAECPTGSIHPGE
- a CDS encoding MFS transporter is translated as MSSKISPASERAQKMTNFRWVICGLLFLATTVNYMDRQVLSLTWKDFIAPEFHWTDNDYGTITAVFSIIYAVANLFAGRFIDWMGTKKGYLWAIGVWSAGACAHALCGWATECTLGLHGAAELVGATGAVASTIAITSVYYFIAARIILGIGEAGNFPAAVKVTAEYFPKRDRAYSTSIFNAGATIGALLAPVSIPPMARFFQGMGVGNGWEMAFVVIGGLGFIWMGLWMFLYKKPASNPRVNAAELEYIEQDSQDAGETPRQEAEKEDSGKDVIPFGKCFKYPQTWAVIAGKGLTDGVWWFFLFWIPAYISDVYGFASDTSTAMTLIFVLYAITMLSIYGGKLPTIIMDKNPQLDPYSARMRAMFIFALFPLLALLAQPLGNFSYWWPTIIIGIAGAAHQSWSANIYSVVGDMFPKSTIATIIGIGGMAGGVGSFLINKGSGMLFTHAAETNMQFMGFEGKPAGYFIIFCVCGIAYLLAWTIMKILVPKQKPVLP
- the uxaC gene encoding glucuronate isomerase; amino-acid sequence: MKPFMDENFLLQTETAQKLYHEHAAKMPIIDYHCHLIPKMVADDHRFKSITEIWLGGDHYKWRAMRSNGVDERFCTGADTTDWEKFQKWAETVPYTFRNPLYHWTHLELKTAFGIDKLLNPETAREIFDECNDKLLNDPGMTARGLMRRYNVETVCTTDDPVDSLEYHKQVRESGFEIKMLPTWRPDKAMAVEVPAEFRAYVEKLAEVSGVNISKFQDMIDALQKRHDFFEEMGCRLSDHGIEEFYAADYTDEEINAIFDKVYGGKQLTAEEIDKFKSAMMIVFGEMDYNSGWTQQFHYGAIRNNNTKMFKLLGPDTGFDSIGEFNTAKSCARYLDKLNTRGKLTKTILYNLNPCANEVIATMLGNFQDGTVAGKIQFGSGWWFLDQKDGMQKQMNALSLLGLLSRFVGMLTDSRSFLSYPRHEYFRRTLCNLVGTDIENGEIPYTGYEEKRVNQMIEDICYNNAKNYFKF